The region CTGCTTTTTTCTGGCTCAGAACATACTCGCACAGAAGGGAGCCGGACATGTTGCCTGTCAGAGGGATGTACTCTCCCGATACAGCGTCCTTCACGTATACGCCCAGACGGTCTGCATCCGGATCCGTAGCCAGAACCAGGTCCGCATCCTTCTCCCTGGCCAGCTTAAGGCCCAGGGCAAATGCTTCCGCAGCCTCCGGGTTCGGATAGCTTACCGTAGGGAAGTCCCCGTCTGGCAGTTCCTGCTCAGGTACTACATATACATGGGTGAATCCCAGTTCCTTCATCACTCTTCTGGCCGGAATGTTGCCTGTGCCGTGAAGTGGTGTGTACACGATGCTGATCTGGTCCTGCATCTCGTCAATGGCCTTCTGGTTCACGACCTGGGCCTTGACCTGGGCAATATACTTGTCGTCGATTTCTCTGCCGATAACCTCGTACTTGCCTGCAGCCGCGGCAGAAGCCTCGTCCGTGGTCTTTACCGTGGACAGGTCCTCTATGGCCAGTACCTCCTCTGTCACGCCCTTGTCATGAGGCGGCGTAAACTGGGCGCCGTCCTCCCAGTATACCTTGTATCCGTTGTACTCAGGCGGGTTATGGCTGGCCGTGATGTTAATACCGGCTATGCATCCCAGTTCCCGCACCGCAAAGGACAGTTCAGGAGTTGGACGCAGGGACTCGAACTTGTATGCCTTGATTCCGTTGGCCGCCAGTGTCATGGCTGCCTCCATGGCAAATTCCGGAGACATATGGCGGGAGTCGTATGCAATGGCCACGCCCTTATCTGCTCCGCCCTGCTTGATGATGTAGTTTGCAAGGCCCTGGGTGGCACGTCTCACCACATAAATATTCATCCGGTTAATGCCAGCGCCAATGACACCGCGCAGTCCTGCTGTTCCGAACTCCAGGTCCATATAAAAACGCTCTTTAATCTCGTTTTCGTCACCTTCAATGGCGCGAAGCTCTGCTTTTGTGTCCTCATCAAAATAGGGGTTTGATAACCATTCCTGGTATATCTTCATGTAATCTTTCATTTTATACTCCCTCCTGAATGTGATATTCCCTGCATGACCTGCCGGCATTCCCGCTGCAGCGCAGGCCAAAGGGCCGGTCCGCAGCGTATTTTCTGATTAAGATTATACTATATCAAACCAGAAAAAGGAAGTACAACCCTTATTATTTTTCGTCAAACACAGCCTTCACAGTCCGCTTTCAGGCGCTTCAGGAAGCTGTTCCTGGCCTGCTGCTGTTCCTCCAGGCCCCGCAGTTTGTCGGTGTTGCGGGCCGGTATCCAGGCCTTGTTGGCGTTGTAGTAAAAGTTCAGCTGCTTCCAGTATTTTTCAGGATAAAGAAACAGGTAGTACAGGCATCCCCTTTCCTTCGGCTCCATGGGCAGCACCCTTTCATATGAATCCAGCATGGACAGGCCCAGGTCCAGGTTCCATCCGTGCTTTTCCATGACCTTGCGCATGAAACGGTACAGGTCCGATATCTGTATTCCAAGATGCATCCGGTTGTACTCAATGATAGCTGTGTAGCTGCCTCCCATGAGCACATGGTGCTGGTCCAGATCCCCATGGCACAGGTACAGGGGCTTCCTGTCCTTTTGGCCTGGGGGCTGGACCTCCGCTGCTTCCAGGGCATCCTGGTCATCCTGGTACAGCCCCAGCTTCAGGCATTTTCCGCTGCCGCACATTCCGTTTCCTGCTGCCGGCTGCCGGCGGGGTTCGGGCCATAATTCCCGTATACCCTGTACCGCTTCCAGGGCCTGGTCGTAAAACATCTGATAGCTGCCAATGACGCACAGCTCAAATTCCGACTTCTTGCGTTTGGATCTTATATAATTGCGGGCCCGCTGCATTTCCCGGTTGTGCCGCTCCAGCTCTTCCTCCAGAGGACCTGAGAGGATGGAGCCCATGCTCCACTCCTCCTTAAACTCAATCTCTCGCAGCTGGCTGTGCAGCATAGCCAGCCGGGACAGTGCCTGGCGTATTTCATAGCCGTCCTTTATATTGCATTCCCGGTCCAAAAACCAATCCTTTAATATGTATCTGGTGCCGTCGCTGGTCACGGTCATCAGGTCGCCTTCCCTGTTTCTCAAGTACCGGTCAGCCCTCAGACTTCCCCTGGTATCAAGCCGCCCCAGGACCTCGTCCTCAAACTCCAGACGCCTGGCTGTCCCGCGGTATTCCTTCAAAAGCCTGCAGCCCTGGTCTGTCTCACATATCCAGGAGCCGCGTCCCTTTCTCACGGTTCTGACTTCCATATCATACTGTTCTAAGGCTTCCACGTACTTCTCGTTCATCCACAACCCCTCCACACTCTTATCCCATCACATTTAGTCGAAACGGGAAGCTGCCGTTTCAGCTACTTCTAGGGTATGTAAAGATTTGGTTGTTTATGACAGGAGAAATGGAGGACCGGGTTCAATTCCCATTTTGTGTATAGTGTACAAACCATTCCCGCCGTATTGCCCACATCATGCCGAAATGTCCTGATATGACAGTAAAGAAATGTGAAAATGACAACAATTCCTCTGAAAAAGCAATATAATAATTCTGTAAATATTTACAAGGCACACAAAGGAATGAATCATGAGCTCATATATTTTTGAAACAGTGGAATTTGAAAAGAAATATCCGGTTAATGCGTTTGTGGCTTCTATCCAGAGCAGCAGTTTCCATTGGCACTACGAATACGAACTGCTGGCAGTACTGAAAGGAAGCATTACGGTCAGAGTCAGCTCCAGGGTACTGGTCCTTAAAAAGAA is a window of Enterocloster clostridioformis DNA encoding:
- a CDS encoding phospho-sugar mutase produces the protein MKDYMKIYQEWLSNPYFDEDTKAELRAIEGDENEIKERFYMDLEFGTAGLRGVIGAGINRMNIYVVRRATQGLANYIIKQGGADKGVAIAYDSRHMSPEFAMEAAMTLAANGIKAYKFESLRPTPELSFAVRELGCIAGINITASHNPPEYNGYKVYWEDGAQFTPPHDKGVTEEVLAIEDLSTVKTTDEASAAAAGKYEVIGREIDDKYIAQVKAQVVNQKAIDEMQDQISIVYTPLHGTGNIPARRVMKELGFTHVYVVPEQELPDGDFPTVSYPNPEAAEAFALGLKLAREKDADLVLATDPDADRLGVYVKDAVSGEYIPLTGNMSGSLLCEYVLSQKKAAGKIPEDGQVIKSIVSTNLIDAVAREYGCELIEVLTGFKWIGQQVLKNEKTGHGTYLFGMEESYGCLIGTYARDKDAISATAALCEAAAYYKQKGMTLWDTMVAMYEKYGYYKDAVKSIGLSGIEGLAKIQSIMETLRNNTPKEVGGYKVVSARDYKLDTIKDMAAGEVKPTGLPSSNVLYYDLNDGAWICVRPSGTEPKIKFYYGIKGSSMEDADARSEALGAAVMAMVDKMM
- a CDS encoding cupin domain-containing protein, coding for MSSYIFETVEFEKKYPVNAFVASIQSSSFHWHYEYELLAVLKGSITVRVSSRVLVLKKNDIILINSKSVHEIQCEQGDNLCMVLQLDPALFKNEKGETIFYRFYIKQCDR